TCATCATTTTTCAACTTGCAATGCTCCTGAATTTCTTTTTTCATTTCATTGAACTGGAAGGATTTTTGGGATATTTCTTGTTTTTTCTCACATATCTATTTCTTGGAATTTATGGTCTTTTGTATTTGCGCGGATATATTCGGTAGTTTATTTTTGCATAATGTGCAAACATGGTTCACAGAATACAATTCTGTGCTACACTTTCTTATTGACACAAAACTTACCTTTAAAAATCTACAAATCAGGTAAAAGGTAAATAAATTAATAATGAAAAATGCGATAAAAATAATTCGGATCATGCTCCGGCACTGGATATTTCTCCTGTTTGGATTAATATTTATGAGTGGTTATGCCATTTTCAGTGGAATCAGTATTATGATGGCTATCCCGCTTCTGGATTTTGTTTTCAAGCCTGGAAAAACGAAAATATTATACTCAGATTTTCCTGCTTTTTTCGGAGCTGTCAGGGATGTTTTTAACAATTTTCTATCCCAGCAAAACAGTTTTTTTACATGGATTGATAAAATTAATTACAAGCCGTTTCTAACAGAATTAAAATCGATCCTGGAAGTTACTGATCCGATTTTCCTGCTCTGGTTTATCAGCATCTCTGTTATTTTCCTGATAGTTTTAAAAAATATCTTCTATTATGGAAACAGAGTTATGTTCATCAACCTTCAGGGTAAAACCATCAAAGATATCCGGGATATAATTTATCATAAATATTTATACCAACCACTTAGCTTCCTGCGTAAAAATAAAGTAGGAGATTCCCTGGTCAGGATGGTTTCGGATGTAAACATTATCAGCAATTTTTTCATAAATTCTTTTTTCAATATCATCCGGGATATTATCCTACTGGTTGTTTATATCATTATTGCACTTAATTTGAACTTGAAACTGTTTATAATCGGCTTGGTTCTTTTACCTCTTTTCAGTTACCTGGTTAATTTGTTAGGTGGTAAGATCAAAAAATATTCGCAACGGATCCAGGAACAATCCTCGCAACTATTCTCTAATGTCGAAGAGAAACTGAACAGCATGCCGATAGTGAAAGCATTTTCCAGGGAAAACTACGAATACGACAGATTTGAAAAAATAAATAAAAAACATTTTCGATTCTGGCGAAAATCGTTGCTTTATAGCGCAGTAAATGTTCCCCTTTCTGAATTGAACAGCGTTTTGATCGGAGTTGTCATCCTGATGATCGGAGGAAAACTGGTTCTGGCTGCAGACAGCAGTTTCAGTTTCGGAACATTCATGACTTTCCTGCTGGCAGTTTTTTCCATGATGCAGCCGACAAAAAATTTGACCAATGCATATATAAATATCAGGAAAGCACTTGTTTCACTGGATAGGATAATGGTGATCCTTGATCGGAAATCCGAGATAACCGAAAGCAAGGAGCAGGTTGAGAAAAGAGATTTTGAGCAGAAGATCGTGTTTAATGATATTGCCTTTTCGTACCAGGAAGATAAGAAAGTTTTGGAAAATATTAATTTTGAAGTTAAGAAAGGAGAGAAAATTGCCCTTGTCGGCAGTAGCGGTAGCGGAAAAACAACACTCGTTCATCTGCTGTCCAGGATGTATGATCCTGATGCTGGAGATATCCTGATCGATGGAATTCCCAGTCATAAAATCAAATTGAAAGACTTGCGAACACTGTTCGGAACTGTTACCCAGGAATCCATTTTGTTCAATGATACGGTATTCAATAATATCAGTTACGGAACACTTGAGAAAGTTGATGAAGAGCAGGTCAGAAATGCAGCTAAAATCGCCTTTGCAGATGAATTTATCGATAAACTTCCCCAAAAATATGATGAGATACTGCAGGTAAAAGCATCCAATCTTTCTGGAGGTCAGAGACAACGGCTTTGTATTGCAAGAGCAATTGTCGGCAATCCTCCCATTTTGATCTTCGATGAAGCCACCAGTTCGCTCGATACAGAAGCAGAAAGAAAGGTCCAGCAAGCGATCGAGCAAGCAACAAAGAATCGAACCGTGATCGTGATCGCTCATCGGCTTTCCACAATCTTGTCATCGGATAAGATTATTGTTCTGGATCAAGGAAAGATCGTTTGCATAGGTCACCACAAAGAGCTATTGGAAACTTGCGAGAGATATAAAACGCTGTATAATATTCAATTCGAAATGGATTAATGTGTGTTTCAATCTATCTCCTAATCACTTCTCTAATCTCATAAATGAACTTTTTCAAAGAAAAGGGAAACAAACATCTCCTCTCTCTCTTCAAAAGAGGATCGAGAGAAAGTTAGAAAAAGGATAATGATGATCCAATTTCAAAGAAAGAAACCGGACATAGATATTATTAAACATTGTTTTTGGGAATACAAACTAACCACGCAGGATCTGGAGCATT
This Candidatus Cloacimonadota bacterium DNA region includes the following protein-coding sequences:
- a CDS encoding ABC transporter ATP-binding protein, with amino-acid sequence MKNAIKIIRIMLRHWIFLLFGLIFMSGYAIFSGISIMMAIPLLDFVFKPGKTKILYSDFPAFFGAVRDVFNNFLSQQNSFFTWIDKINYKPFLTELKSILEVTDPIFLLWFISISVIFLIVLKNIFYYGNRVMFINLQGKTIKDIRDIIYHKYLYQPLSFLRKNKVGDSLVRMVSDVNIISNFFINSFFNIIRDIILLVVYIIIALNLNLKLFIIGLVLLPLFSYLVNLLGGKIKKYSQRIQEQSSQLFSNVEEKLNSMPIVKAFSRENYEYDRFEKINKKHFRFWRKSLLYSAVNVPLSELNSVLIGVVILMIGGKLVLAADSSFSFGTFMTFLLAVFSMMQPTKNLTNAYINIRKALVSLDRIMVILDRKSEITESKEQVEKRDFEQKIVFNDIAFSYQEDKKVLENINFEVKKGEKIALVGSSGSGKTTLVHLLSRMYDPDAGDILIDGIPSHKIKLKDLRTLFGTVTQESILFNDTVFNNISYGTLEKVDEEQVRNAAKIAFADEFIDKLPQKYDEILQVKASNLSGGQRQRLCIARAIVGNPPILIFDEATSSLDTEAERKVQQAIEQATKNRTVIVIAHRLSTILSSDKIIVLDQGKIVCIGHHKELLETCERYKTLYNIQFEMD